The nucleotide window tcctagttgtagCAGTATTGGTCACTAGGTTAGCCGAAACAAcagttggccattcattttgagctgctacaaaattggctaggatagtgaatgtagctctgaattctacatgacACTACCAGAAAATACCCCTATTGCAACGAAACTTTTGGAAATGGTTGGAAAAGTGTTGCTATagactacctattgcaacagttccaaccattgcaaaaaaaaattattttagtagacctatttaattatttaacAAACAGTTGTCATATAACCATTGCATTAGACCACCTTATAGCAATGGTTTCCAAAACTGTTGCCATAGAGTTAGCTAAGCCAACGGTTTCCACCCTATTGCATTGGTTTTATTATCTCTATGCTATTGCATCGGGTTTATTatctatctctctatatatacttgTCCATCAAAAAAATACTTTGTCCGATATCATCCACCACAAAGAAAAGTCTCCTATAGCTCCGACCACcataaaaagtagaaattcagCTCCAAGCGCCATTGTATTTCAAGCTCCGACCGCCATTGATATTCAGCTCCAACTTCTCAttttcaatatctttctcaatCTGTCACCATCCTCAGCCACTCTATCTGACCATCTGAGTTTCCTTTCACCCCAAATCCATCATATTTCAGCCACTGCCAAATTTGTACTCTACTAATCTCAGCTACGATAGCATCCTCCAAGAAATTGTAAAGAGGCACTACTGGTCCGACCACCACTTCAATTTTTGAGCAAATTTGAGGCTTTCTTCTAATTTGTTGATTTTAAGGTTAGTTTAGTCTTCTAATTAATGattttgacctaattttttgagtttttattttagggttttcttctccttcactttgaTTGTTGACGTAATTTgttgattttcagattttgaccATTGATCTTGCTTAATTATTTACTAAATCCCCTTTATGTAGATGACCTTCTTGTGAAATATATGGAAATTTAATATTCTTTGCGAGGTATAGAAATATCCAGCAATGAGGCAATACTGGAAGGAAAATCTGGTGACTGGTTAGTGGATAGTTTTGCGTATCTAACCCTGTGTAATATTTTGTCACCTTAAAATCTTAAAATGAGTGTGCTCGAGTTACTTTGGGatcattttcttagttttttttttatatgtattatcTATTCATGTTTTTCTTACCAAGTCAAGCAGATGTTTGAACTGGTTTATATTCCTCACTTGTGTTGAATCTATATGAAACTATTTTTGTTCTCTGTTGTCTGGTGCATGTTCTTCTTATTGTCTAGTGCATGTTCTTCTTGTCAACTATATTCCAATTTGATGTAAATGACAGCTTGGTGTGACTACTATTTTAATTACACATGGTACCATTGTTTATTTTACATCAAGGTTTGGTTCCTGCAGACACGTAACATGTTTCTATAGTCATTAAGATTATTGTTTGTTATGGTCCTATAGTTGTGGTAATCAGCTAAGGTACAAATGTTTTTCTTATTTGTCAAACAAATCCTTCATTAGATGTCGTCCCTTTTGAGTTTTGACAATGGGATATGTGTAGCAGTATGTTGTCCCTGGTCAGTGTTGggattcttattatatttttatgttgcttCTCGATTCTGATATTTTAAACGAAGTTTAAATAGAAACTTCTCTTGCAATACATCTCCAAGTTTTTTCACAGTGACAAGTGCCTGTCACTATAAAGATCATATCTAGTAATATTAGTAATTCCTTTACATATGACAAATGGGTGATGTTTTGTGTCttcttgaaaatttgaatttaaagagaCCTATCATGTTGCTGCCTTCAATATTCAGTCTGTATCAactcatcaaaatataatttgtgGTTTACTGTAGGCTCATCAGCATTGAATTGAAGGATAAAATTACTGTTTTAGTACATTTAGTAAGCGCTCACTCTCTGTCAGGGGCTTCTAGTTTGATCGTGGTGTAGTTAGTAAATTGCTTCTAGTTCCCACACTGTACGCATAACATGCAACGCTGAACTATTTCATGGTAGTCCTTTTGCTTTTTGTAGTGCCTCGGCTTTACACCGAGGGCATAGCTCCATTCTATGAAGGTTGTTATAAGAAAAAGGGAGTTAATATCAGGAGTTGTTACTCCTTAAAATAGAATATCATGCTCTGGTTCTCTATGCAGCTATATAGATATCCATTCTCTTTACTGTCAAGTTAAACAAATATCACAAGGTGTATAGGAAAAATACAATTAATATAAGaaccttttttcaatttttgtcagCTTGTTAATTAATTGGTTAGTGGTTGAACTTCTTATTTACTTAGATATAAATACTTATAGCTTATgcttaaaatatttaaaccaaaGTACACATGAATTTAGTAAAATTGGCAAGTAAAAAATGGGAGATTGTTTAGaaacttaaatataaatataaattttgttacaACGTGGATACAGAAGGAAATCAGTGATAGACTATGTAGAGAGGTTTAGAAGAGCTATGGGATGcttgtatttaataataatacATAAACTTTGTAACTAGATTTAgtttctttggttgttttctattttgagtTCTTAAGGATGAAACAACCTCTCTTTTTCTATGATGTAGTGGTATATGGTCTCCATatactctatcctccccagaccctactcgTGGGATTTTATTAGGTATCTTGTCATTGTTGAGGTGTAGAAGATGTGGTACCCTTACTAAAAGGTGAATGTTATTCCTAGATGCTCATTAGCTTTGCTATACTCTTTGAgttgattatgataatatttCATGGTTTTATTACATAAAAGAAGGGGTAGAAGTAGATTGTAAAGTGAAAGTGTTGTCAATTTTAGCAAGACGttaaatgcaaaaaaatatcgATAGGTATTTAATAATTAAGCTCCATATCACGCATGTGGAAATAGTTAGCCTATTGCAaaaatgtaaggtaagactgAATATAAAAAATGCTTGAGGTTCTATTCTTCTCCAGACCCCGCATATAGCAGAAGCTTTACTTATGGACCCCATGCTTTACTTATGTCGTTAAATACTCAATTAAGTCAGTCATTAGCTTAAATTATGTATTTCCTTTACTTACCAGATCAAGCAAcctttttaattaatataaattatcatGACTGATGAGTTCTACATTAAGCAAGAAGAATAAACATCTGTCATGTGCAGCATGCAAGCTTCGTCATAGACGATGCACTAAGGAttgcattttcttgcctcactttcCCTCTGCTGAACCAAATAAATTTATTGTTGTTCATCATATTTTTGGTGCTAGCAACATCAGCAAAATGTTACAAGTACGTAATTTATTGTTTTTAATAtatcctttctcttttttttttccactttGGAATGATGGTGGTGTTTCTACATGACATGATGCAGTTTCAGATTATCCAGGGCATAATATTAGGTAGGAAGCTGTGAAGGAAACTGATTGTGGTAGTTGGTCGACAGTAAGGAGTTAATATCAGGAGTTGTTACTATACGAGCATCGATCACATTGTCAACCCCAAGGccaaattttctcatcttttgaaATTGAATTACCACCTACGTGGTCTCTGCTGGAGTTTTACTGGTACTGGAATGATTCCTGGTTTAGTTCATCTTGTTTACTCTTCATTCCATCTTGCCTGTAGTGGATTAGCTGGATCTACTATTGCAGTGTTCACAACTCCCTTCGATGTTATCAAGACAAGATTATAGACACAGGTTATTCATCCGATGTGTTCCCTTTATGTCAGTATGTCATACAGTTTTCTTGAAACTAGGATCAATTTAAAGTATTCTGAAAGTATTCCATTTCTGTGTTTCATATCCCTTTTTTCTATTTAACTAATTGCTAATGAGAAATTAACTTAAGACCGGTATAAGTGTCTTTGTAAAGCTTCAGCTTCTGTACTCCTCATCTTCCCCTTTACACTATATGGACAAATGATTTGTATAGTTCCTAAGGAAGTCTTGGTCATGCAGATTTCTGGATCTAGGACTCGTTTTGGTGTATTCGGCATATTTCAAGAAATTGGGAAGCGCGAATGTCTGAAAGGTCTCTACAGGTAATGGTTGGATAGCCTATTGAAGTAATTTAACTGAATAATACCTTTTGATAATATTTGATACACCCACTAATCCCACTCATATATTTTCAATGCTATAACATATTTTAGCAATTTAGTTTATTGGACGTGGTGCATATCCTATCAAACTTAGTTTATTGGGCAtagaaatattaataatttaattgtTTGTGCTGTCGCCAAGTTATGTTGAATGAATACCAACAGTATTCTAAAACCATACCTCATATTATCAATACACTGTTGACGCTAGCCATTTTATTTGTTCTGGTAATAATGAACCTTGATTCCATGGCAGGGGCTTGAATCCTAGATTGATCATATATATGACTCAGGGAGCACTTTTATTTGCATCTTATGTATCTTTCAAGAGGGTTTTTTCTTTAGATATCCCACAGCCTAAAATAGAAACGGTTCCATATGAACATTAAAAAGAAGATGATCGTGCAATGCTGCCTTCACCAAGCTAACAAAAGAAAGATCAGTTCATTTGGTTCTTTCAATACTTCATAGAAAGATGCAGCCTGACTATTCATCAGGTTGTGAACCATGTGGCAGCTTGTTCCCCTCAGGAATTTCTCCATACATTATTCTTTTGGTGTTTTTGACTAGTACATACCATTCTGTTATTTGTGATATTAATTTTGGTTGATGTCTTCCAAACAAGGAGCAGTAGGATTGAGGATGAGAGTGTATGATCGTACTGTGTGCTTTGTGAACTGTCACTTTGCTGCACATTTAGAAGTTGTTGGTCACCGAAATACTGATTTTGACCATGTGTATCGAAGTATGATCTTTAGTCGGCCATCAAACTTTCTCAATGTTGCAGCTGGTATGGTGCCATACCTAATCTCAGCTGGCTTACTTGCTTGCCTTCTCTATGTATTTAATCTGGATTGCTTATAGTTCTCGGTTGTCATTGGTCCTTTCTGTTACAGCTGGTGTCTCATCTGCTATTCAAATGCTTCGAAGTGCAAATGTATGTACTTAAATTGGTAAATTTGAATGGCTAGTCTATGATAGTCTTCCTAAAATATTTGTTTCCTTCTTCGGAGCAGTATATTTCAATTGGTACAGAATAAAAACATTGAACTATGTTTGTCAGAGTGCATTTAACTCTGCAGAAGCAACACCTGAGATATCTGAGGCAAATATGGTTGTGTTTCTTGGTGACTTGAACTATCGGCTTGATGGCATTTCTTATGACGAAGCGAGAGATTTTATTTCCCAAAGAAGATTTGATTGGCTGAGAGAGAGGGACCAATTGCATACAGATATAGATGTTGGGAATGTCTTCCAAAGAATGCGTGAAGCAGTCATGAGATTTTCCCCAACATACAAATTTGAGAGACATCAAATTGGCTTAGCAGGTAACTGTAGCTATCAGTTATGCAGTTGACTGTTGTAATACTCTCTACTTTCATATGATTTAGACAATAGAAATGCTCTCCCTCTCTCTCCTAATTTATCTCACTCGCCCTTTCCATGTTTCTCTCCTCTTAATGTCTGATGTGGTTATAATGTCTTATTTCAAGGTTACGACTCTGGTGAAAAGAAGCAAATTCCTGCCTGGTGTGACAAAATTTTGTATCGTGATAGCCGTTCCACTTCAGCTTTCACATGCAGCTTAGATTGTCCTGTTGTCTCATCAGTTCTTCGGTAAGTTTTCCATATAATGTTTCTATGGATTAAGATAGCTTAGATTGTTCTGTCTTCCGTTCCACTTTTGGTTTCCTTCGTTGGTTAAGGTAACTTCCATTTCTTATATTAGAGGATTGGATATTTTCCATCATTGTAGTGCCTGGGGCTTGATGAGAGTGTTTCCTCTCTCCCGCTCTCCTTTTTGTTCCTTTATCTAACTTTTTTCCTACAGCTGGAAGTTTGGACGTCACAACCAATTCAGTTATTCTGAACATTCTCATgaaccatgattttagtattcACACTTGCCTATTTCAGAATTCTGAACATCAGAAGTTCTATGAGTACCTTAGCATTTCCCTTAAAGCTAACTAGACCCCAAAGAACTTAGGATACATGCAGCATAGCCTTCTATTTTATGCTACAGCGGACAAAAGTATGGAAATGAAGCAAATGTAGCATTGGAACATATTCTTTCATTTAAATGAGAAGATGAAATTGGTAGTAAATGAGTCAAATGACTTATTAAGGACTCTGGTCAAATAAGTGATTCTAATCTTATTTGAACTCTTAAGTGAACTCAATATGCTTGAAGTAGAACTCCAACAAGGTATTGACCCATTATATTATGTTGCAATGTGATTCTAATCTTtctatgttgtcatttaagtgctaatttatattatttgttctctttttataggtgtccaaaatgaagaaagaaatgaagaaagtGATAAAGACATTGAACTTACTTGAGATGATTTTTGGGTTGTAGATAAATGCTCTAATAACAAtagttttttgttgaatttcttcaAACTTATCGTGACTCGAACTTGCTAGTATGTAAAAACTTGACTAATcatttggacttgattacattttgcttttgggtttaaattacaagcttgttgcatattttaaatcatgagattattaatgaatgatttttattatgatatgtatatattgttttataaattattatgtatgtaaataaaaattacattaataCGAGTGACTATTTATATAATCGGtgcaatagatcaataaaccatggcaataggtagtcaaaatgtaataccccgtgaATCCCAatcgatagtagaaccatgcttcaatcttatgagaaataaattatagtgatttggtagttttatgatcaatttagatgtatattaaggcctcaaatacatcctagctattagacgaatcaaaacattccttaccgattgaattcttgagaaagatattgtcATAGTTAACTTCGAACaagcatatcttttgttatactatgaatttttgagctcatgacccaccaaaagatagttaattgaattatcttcccaatgataccaatttcgccaaaatccggtATCGAactaaaaagttatggccattttacagagAGTTATTCGAGCTGCCCAGGAGCGACAGGCaagctgacggaccgtcaagtcaaTGACAGACCTTCGCTTTGGCCATCATAACTGAGGTAGTAAGGCTGTTTTCTGGCCCAAAACTGACGGTTGGAGTGACGGTCAatcaccagagtgacggtccgtcacccaGACAGTCAATTTTGTCCGAAACAATGCTGAAAAAATgttttaaagggctttttgggtctttttccaccctttctaacccctaattacatcaaatcaaagcacataactcctcattcatccataacattaaaattaggatttctttgaaaatcaaaacccaagaacaagattcaaacccttttctaagaaaactcaagaatcaaaacatcaccattcaaaaACCTCcaagaaaagttaacctccttcaagattcaagcttttgaggtatgtaaagtgttgattcatgggtttctttcacccatgaatctcaagaatcccatttttaaacttatgaattgtgatttccatgtggtgggttgattttaattatgttgatgtggttgtatgaattccaagttggagtctttatgtacttttcatgaaattatgctagtatgtgggttgg belongs to Capsicum annuum cultivar UCD-10X-F1 unplaced genomic scaffold, UCD10Xv1.1 ctg78380, whole genome shotgun sequence and includes:
- the LOC107853291 gene encoding type II inositol polyphosphate 5-phosphatase 15-like; its protein translation is MSSKQGAVGLRMRVYDRTVCFVNCHFAAHLEVVGHRNTDFDHVYRSMIFSRPSNFLNVAAAGVSSAIQMLRSANSAFNSAEATPEISEANMVVFLGDLNYRLDGISYDEARDFISQRRFDWLRERDQLHTDIDVGNVFQRMREAVMRFSPTYKFERHQIGLAGYDSGEKKQIPAWCDKILYRDSRSTSAFTCSLDCPVVSSVLR